A stretch of the Papaver somniferum cultivar HN1 chromosome 6, ASM357369v1, whole genome shotgun sequence genome encodes the following:
- the LOC113287793 gene encoding probable NAD(P)H dehydrogenase (quinone) FQR1-like 1, whose product MATKVYIVYYSMYGHVEKLAEEIKKGAASVEGVEVKLWQVPETLSEEVLGKMSAPPKTDVPIITPNDLADADGLIFGFPTRFGMMAAQFKAFLDSTGGLWRTQSLAGKPAGIFYSTGSQGGGQETTALTAITQLVHHGLIYVPIGYTFGAGMFEMEQVKGGSPYGAGTFAGDGSRQPTELELGQAFHQGKYIAGIAKKLKGVA is encoded by the exons ATGGCCACCAAAGTTTACATCGT GTACTATTCTATGTATGGACATGTTGAGAAACTAGCTGAAGAGATCAAGAAAGGTGCTGCATCTGTGGAAGGAGTGGAAGTCAAACTATGGCAG gtacctGAAACACTCTCAGAAGAGGTTCTTGGAAAGATGAGTGCGCCACCAAAGACTGACGTGCCTATTATTACTCCTAACGATCTTGCTGATGCTGATGGGCTTATCTTTGGGTTCCCTACTAGATTTGGAATGATGGCAGCTCAATTCAAAGCTTTTCTAGACTCAACAGGAGGTCTATGGAGAACACAATCTTTGGCTGGCAAACCCGCTGGAATCTTCTACAGTACTGGGTCTCAAGGTGGTGGTCAGGAAACAACTGC ATTGACAGCAATCACTCAGTTGGTTCACCATGGACTAATCTATGTTCCCATTGGATACACATTTGGAGCTGGGATGTTTGAGATGGAGCAAGTGAAAGGTGGTAGCCCATATGGTGCAGGAACTTTTGCTGGGGATGGATCAAGACAACCAACTGAGCTCGAACTTGGACAAGCCTTTCACCAGGGGAAGTACATTGCTGGCATCGCAAAGAAGCTCAAGGGAGTTGCTTGA